The nucleotide sequence AGCTCCAGTATCGCGCGCTGGGTGCCGCTGCCGATCGTGCGGAAAATCCTGTCGCGGCATTTGGGGCACACCGCAGGCAGTTCGGCGGTGGTACCGCAGAGTCCGCACTTTAAAAACTCGCCGGACGCCGTTTTCTGCTTGCCCATGCCGCCGCCGCACCTGGGACAGGGCAGCGACCAGCCGCAGCACAGACAGGCGTAGGCGGCGGCGTAGCCCAGCCGGTTGATGATAAGCAGCGACTGCTGTCCGCGCGCCAGCGCGGACGCCACGCTTTCGCGCAGTTCGTCGGACACATAGCTGCTTTCCGCGCCTTTCTTGCCGGTGATAACGACACGCGGCGCGGTTATCCGCCGCACCGGCTGGTTAAGCGCGAGCATTGCTATGCGGCCATCCAGCGCGAACCTTAAAGTTTCCATTGACGGGGCCGAACTGGCAAACAAAACCGGACAGCCGTGATGCGCCGCCCGCCACACCAGCACTTCCCGCGCATGGTAATAGGGACGCTGTTCCTCCTGCTTGTAGGAATCGTCATGCTCCTCGTCCATAACGGCAAGACCCAGATTGACAAACGGCAGCAGGCAGGCCGAACGCGTGCCCGCCACCACAATGCTTTCACCAGCCACCAGCCGGTTAAAAATCATGTTTTTCTGGCGCGGTGTCAGCCGGCTGTGCCACAAAACGGTGCGCGCCGCCCCAAGCCGGGCTGAAAATTCCTCGATAAACGGCTGCGTAAGCGCGATATCGGGCAGAAGATACAATACCTGCCGGCCGCAGTTGAGCGCGGTTTCCATGAGCCGGATAAACACTTCGGTTTTTCCGGTAAGGGAATCGCCTGTCAATAAGGTGGACTGCGACTGTTTGGCCCGCACCAGCGGCGCAAGCGCGTCGCAGGCGGCGCGCTGGTCGGGCGTAAGGGTGAACGCGGATACAACCACTTTTTGCGTGGCGGCCCCGGCGGATTCCGCGGAAACGGCTGCCCGGCCCGCGCGGTCAGGCCCGGCTTCGCGGGCCGGAAAAACGAAACTGTCCGGCCCGGACGCGGGTACGCCGTCAGCCGAACCGGGCTCGCCAA is from Elusimicrobiaceae bacterium and encodes:
- the priA gene encoding primosomal protein N'; translated protein: MFCKVAFAVPLRKLFDYSVPARLEQSLEPGMRVRAPFGKAVATGVAVELTGKTRLPLHIRLKEILSIEDPAPLFGGEGVGLAQYIAQRWCNPLGEVFGAMFPSWFKLLSFERLRAELEKDLNKPASPDGKRKTVSAAEKKPVADKAESRVVAVRQLVAQSDWTGTMFENAGAIQTGVPSVPEPPDHDTALDMEAMTAAFYDAPLGEPGSADGVPASGPDSFVFPAREAGPDRAGRAAVSAESAGAATQKVVVSAFTLTPDQRAACDALAPLVRAKQSQSTLLTGDSLTGKTEVFIRLMETALNCGRQVLYLLPDIALTQPFIEEFSARLGAARTVLWHSRLTPRQKNMIFNRLVAGESIVVAGTRSACLLPFVNLGLAVMDEEHDDSYKQEEQRPYYHAREVLVWRAAHHGCPVLFASSAPSMETLRFALDGRIAMLALNQPVRRITAPRVVITGKKGAESSYVSDELRESVASALARGQQSLLIINRLGYAAAYACLCCGWSLPCPRCGGGMGKQKTASGEFLKCGLCGTTAELPAVCPKCRDRIFRTIGSGTQRAILEL